The genomic segment CGATATACTTCTTAAAATTTAATGCTTTTTTATTAACCAAATCTTAAGTCGTTGCGAGATGCCAATTCCTTGACCAGATTGTACCAGATAACGCCGCCGTGCTGCGATTCGGATTTGCCGCGGTTCACGAACCCCTGCTTTTCATAAAAGGGGATCAACTCTTCTTTGCAAGTTAGCGTAATGCCTTCCCTTGCGTTTTCTTTTGCAAGTTCCTCCCACGTATCCATTAATTTTTTTGCGACGCCCTGCCCTCTTGCCTTCTCCGATACGGCTAATCCCAGAACGCTTTGATAGCCGCCCTTTTCGGGATTCTCCTTGATTTCTTTAAA from the Cohnella hashimotonis genome contains:
- a CDS encoding GNAT family N-acetyltransferase, which translates into the protein MLVLRNVQPSDLAQLVRIENEGFSQEEAATKEAFAERIALIPDTFVVAEDEGEILGYINGPIIDRPYITDDLFKEIKENPEKGGYQSVLGLAVSEKARGQGVAKKLMDTWEELAKENAREGITLTCKEELIPFYEKQGFVNRGKSESQHGGVIWYNLVKELASRNDLRFG